A genomic region of Mycolicibacterium poriferae contains the following coding sequences:
- a CDS encoding ParA family protein produces the protein MTDPTGGEAPEPVIGLTGRIPRQIPEPRPRTTHGPAKVIAMCNQKGGVGKTTSTINLGASLAEYGRRVLLVDLDPQGALSAGLGVPHYELDNTVHNLLVEPRVSIDDVLLTTRVPGLDLVPSNIDLSAAEIQLVNEVGREQSLARALYPVLDRYDYVLIDCQPSLGLLTVNGLACADGVVIPTECEYFSLRGLALLTDTVDKVHDRLNPRLSISGILITRYDPRTVNSREVMARVVERFGDLVFDTVITRTVRFPETSVAGEPITTWAPKSAGAEAYRALAREVIHRFGA, from the coding sequence ATGACCGACCCCACCGGCGGTGAAGCGCCCGAACCGGTCATCGGGCTGACCGGCCGGATCCCGCGGCAGATCCCCGAACCGCGACCACGCACGACGCACGGACCCGCCAAGGTCATCGCGATGTGCAACCAGAAGGGTGGGGTCGGCAAGACCACCTCCACCATCAATCTGGGCGCCAGCCTGGCCGAGTACGGCCGGCGGGTGCTGCTGGTGGACCTCGATCCGCAGGGGGCGCTGTCCGCCGGGCTGGGGGTGCCGCACTACGAACTCGACAACACCGTGCACAACCTGTTGGTGGAGCCGCGGGTGTCCATCGACGACGTGCTGCTGACCACCCGGGTGCCGGGACTGGATCTGGTGCCCAGCAACATCGACCTGTCGGCCGCCGAGATCCAGCTGGTCAACGAGGTCGGTCGAGAACAGTCACTGGCCCGCGCGCTGTACCCGGTACTCGATCGCTACGACTACGTGCTGATCGACTGCCAGCCATCCCTGGGCCTGCTGACCGTCAACGGATTGGCCTGCGCCGATGGTGTGGTCATTCCGACCGAATGCGAGTACTTCTCGCTGCGCGGGCTGGCACTGCTCACCGACACCGTCGACAAAGTGCACGACCGCCTCAACCCCAGGCTGTCGATCAGCGGCATCTTGATCACCCGCTATGACCCACGCACGGTGAACTCGCGGGAGGTGATGGCGCGCGTCGTCGAGCGGTTCGGTGACCTGGTGTTCGACACCGTCATCACCCGCACCGTCCGTTTCCCGGAGACCAGCGTGGCCGGCGAGCCGATCACCACCTGGGCGCCCAAGTCAGCGGGAGCCGAGGCCTACCGGGCGCTGGCGCGTGAGGTCATTCACCGGTTCGGCGCGTGA
- a CDS encoding O-methyltransferase has protein sequence MLGMPSFLKTGQIGDGREAACAAHVETTAPPGDLDSALAAIDTFARDQAMLVNIGDEKGELLDAAVRRAKPAVVLELGTYCGYSALRIARAAPTARVYSVEFSPANAEVARRIWTHAGVADRITCVVGTIGDGGRTLDALSRDHGFDDGAVDLLFIDHDKNAYLSDLRSIIARGWLHPGSIVVADNVRVPGAPGYRRFLREQEGRSWRTVEHKTHVEYQSLLPDLVLESEYLGG, from the coding sequence ATGCTCGGTATGCCGTCGTTCCTGAAGACAGGGCAGATCGGCGACGGCCGCGAGGCCGCCTGCGCCGCCCACGTCGAGACCACGGCGCCGCCCGGCGACCTCGATTCAGCGCTGGCGGCCATCGACACCTTCGCGCGCGACCAGGCCATGCTGGTGAACATCGGCGACGAGAAAGGCGAGTTGCTCGACGCGGCGGTGCGCCGGGCGAAACCGGCGGTTGTCCTCGAACTCGGCACCTATTGCGGCTACAGCGCGTTGCGGATCGCGCGTGCAGCTCCCACGGCGCGGGTGTACTCGGTGGAGTTCTCCCCCGCCAACGCCGAGGTCGCCCGGCGGATCTGGACTCATGCGGGCGTCGCCGACCGGATCACCTGTGTGGTCGGCACGATCGGGGACGGCGGCCGCACTCTCGACGCGTTGTCCCGCGACCACGGGTTCGACGACGGCGCTGTGGATCTGCTGTTCATCGACCACGACAAGAACGCGTACCTGTCCGACCTGCGCAGCATCATCGCGCGCGGATGGCTGCACCCCGGTTCGATCGTGGTCGCCGACAACGTCAGGGTTCCCGGGGCCCCGGGCTACCGGCGATTCCTGCGTGAACAGGAGGGCCGATCCTGGCGCACTGTCGAGCACAAAACCCACGTCGAGTATCAATCGCTGCTGCCCGATCTAGTGCTGGAGTCGGAGTACCTCGGCGGCTAG
- a CDS encoding NUDIX domain-containing protein, which produces MAEENPPGSAHEPGAHEFSTAASETLYVGKIFALRADEVRMPGGGTARREVVEHFGAVAVLALDDDGSVVLIHQYRHPFGRRLWELPAGLLDFSGEPPHQTAARELAEEVGLAAERWHTLVDLDSAPGFCDESVRVFLATGLSEVDRPQAHDEEADLVVRRVPLSEAVQMVFSGEIVNAISVAGILAAQVMPDVASLRPVDAPWTDRPSAFSTRMGHR; this is translated from the coding sequence GTGGCTGAGGAGAACCCGCCGGGCTCGGCTCACGAGCCCGGGGCCCACGAGTTCTCCACGGCCGCGTCGGAAACCCTGTACGTGGGCAAGATCTTCGCGTTGCGCGCCGACGAGGTCCGGATGCCTGGCGGTGGCACCGCCCGCCGCGAGGTCGTCGAGCATTTCGGTGCGGTCGCCGTCCTCGCCCTCGACGACGACGGCAGCGTCGTGCTGATCCATCAGTACCGTCACCCGTTCGGCCGCAGGTTGTGGGAGTTGCCCGCCGGGCTGCTCGACTTCAGCGGCGAGCCGCCACATCAGACCGCGGCACGCGAGCTGGCCGAGGAGGTCGGCCTGGCCGCCGAGCGATGGCACACCCTCGTCGACCTCGACTCCGCCCCGGGGTTCTGCGACGAGAGTGTTCGGGTCTTTCTGGCCACCGGTCTGAGCGAGGTCGACCGGCCGCAGGCTCATGACGAGGAAGCCGACCTCGTCGTGCGCAGGGTCCCGCTGTCGGAAGCGGTGCAGATGGTGTTCTCCGGCGAGATCGTCAACGCCATCTCGGTGGCCGGCATCCTGGCCGCACAGGTGATGCCCGACGTCGCGTCGCTGCGGCCGGTGGATGCACCGTGGACCGACCGGCCGTCGGCGTTCTCGACCCGGATGGGGCATCGGTGA
- the xerD gene encoding site-specific tyrosine recombinase XerD — protein MSDASLTVGGALEDQFQGYLDHLAIERGVAANTLSSYRRDLRRYREHLSGRGIGDLAAVTEADVSDFLVALRRGDPDNGVVPLSAVSAARAVIAVRGLHRFAAAEGIATIDVAREVKPPTPSRRLPKSLTLDEVLALLEAAGGDSDADGPLTLRNRALLELLYSTGARISEAVGLDLDDVDTSARSVLLAGKGGKQRLIPIGRPAVAALDAYLVRGRPDLARRGRGTPAIFLNARGGRLSRQSAWQVLQDAAERAGITATVSPHVLRHSFATHLLDGGADVRVVQELLGHASVTTTQIYTMVTVNAMREVWAGAHPRAR, from the coding sequence GTGAGCGACGCCTCGCTGACGGTGGGTGGGGCGCTCGAGGACCAGTTCCAGGGTTATCTCGACCACCTCGCAATCGAGCGGGGCGTGGCGGCCAACACGTTGAGCTCGTACCGGCGTGATCTGCGCCGCTACCGCGAGCATCTCAGTGGCCGCGGCATCGGCGACCTGGCTGCGGTCACCGAGGCCGACGTCAGCGACTTCCTCGTCGCGCTGCGGCGCGGCGACCCCGACAACGGTGTGGTGCCCCTGTCCGCGGTGTCCGCCGCCCGGGCCGTCATCGCCGTGCGCGGCCTGCACCGCTTCGCCGCTGCCGAGGGCATCGCCACGATCGACGTCGCCCGTGAGGTCAAGCCTCCGACGCCGAGTCGGCGCCTGCCCAAGAGCTTGACGCTCGACGAGGTGCTGGCGCTGCTCGAGGCCGCGGGCGGGGACAGCGACGCCGACGGGCCGCTGACGTTGCGCAACCGGGCGCTGCTGGAGCTGCTGTATTCGACCGGCGCCCGCATCTCCGAGGCGGTCGGCCTCGATCTCGACGATGTGGACACCTCGGCGCGGTCCGTGCTGCTGGCGGGCAAGGGTGGCAAGCAGCGCCTGATCCCGATCGGGCGGCCCGCCGTGGCGGCGCTGGACGCCTATCTGGTGCGCGGTCGCCCCGACCTGGCGCGACGCGGCCGGGGCACCCCCGCGATCTTCCTCAACGCGCGGGGTGGGCGGTTGTCTCGGCAGAGTGCGTGGCAGGTGCTTCAGGATGCCGCCGAGCGCGCCGGCATCACCGCCACAGTGTCGCCCCACGTGCTGCGGCATTCGTTTGCCACCCATCTGCTCGACGGCGGAGCCGACGTGCGCGTCGTGCAGGAGTTGCTGGGCCACGCCTCGGTGACGACGACGCAGATCTACACGATGGTGACGGTCAATGCGATGCGGGAAGTGTGGGCCGGCGCCCACCCCCGGGCTCGCTAG
- a CDS encoding segregation/condensation protein A produces the protein MSETTPDNEATPTGFQVRLANFEGPFDLLLQLIFAHRLDVTEVALHQVTDEFIGYTKMIGAQLGLDETTSFLVVAATLLDLKAARLLPAGEVHDEDDLALLEVRDLLFARLLQYRAFKHVAEMFAELEAAALRSYPRAVSLEDRFSDLLPEVMLGVDAGRFAEIAATAFTPRPVPTVGTDHLHQVSVSVPEQAAHLLGQLEGRGVGQWASFSDLVADCQVPMEIVGRFLALLELYRARAVAFDQSEPLGVLQISWTGERPDSEQLATADAE, from the coding sequence GTGAGCGAGACAACACCGGACAACGAAGCGACCCCCACCGGCTTCCAGGTCCGGCTGGCCAATTTCGAGGGGCCGTTCGACCTGCTGTTGCAGCTGATCTTCGCGCACCGACTCGACGTCACCGAGGTGGCGCTGCACCAGGTCACCGACGAGTTCATCGGCTACACCAAGATGATCGGCGCCCAACTGGGTCTCGACGAGACGACATCCTTTTTGGTGGTGGCCGCAACCCTGCTCGACCTCAAGGCAGCTCGCTTGCTGCCCGCCGGAGAGGTCCACGACGAGGACGACCTGGCGCTGCTGGAGGTCCGTGACCTGCTGTTCGCCCGGCTGTTGCAGTACCGGGCGTTCAAGCATGTCGCCGAGATGTTCGCCGAGCTGGAGGCCGCGGCGCTGCGCAGCTATCCGCGCGCGGTGTCACTGGAGGACCGTTTCTCGGATCTGCTGCCCGAGGTGATGCTCGGCGTCGACGCCGGGCGGTTCGCCGAGATCGCCGCGACAGCATTCACGCCCCGTCCGGTGCCCACCGTCGGCACCGATCACCTGCATCAGGTCTCGGTGTCGGTGCCTGAGCAGGCCGCGCACCTGTTGGGTCAGCTGGAGGGCCGCGGGGTGGGGCAGTGGGCGTCGTTTTCCGATCTGGTCGCCGACTGCCAGGTGCCGATGGAGATCGTCGGCAGGTTCCTGGCGCTGCTCGAACTGTACCGGGCCCGGGCGGTAGCATTCGACCAGTCAGAACCGCTTGGTGTGCTCCAGATTTCGTGGACCGGAGAGCGG